The Silene latifolia isolate original U9 population chromosome X, ASM4854445v1, whole genome shotgun sequence genome contains the following window.
GGAGCTTAATCAAAGTGGATATCAAAAAAGCGTTTGACTCAATCCAGTGGGAGTTTATTAAAAACATGTTGCATTGCCTAAATTTTCCTGCTCAGTTTATACACTGGATCCTGTCCTGCATTGGAAGTACTTGGTTTACATTAAGAATAAATGGAGGTAATGTGGGTTTCTTCAAAGGTGAAGGGGGGCTTAGACAAGGAGACCCCCTGTCCCCTTACTTATTTGTGCTTGGAATGGAGATTTTGTCTAGACATTTGAGGCCTATTTGCTCTAAACCTCAAGTGACTTATCATCCCAAATGTTCTAAAATCAAGCTTAATCATTTGATCTTTGCGGATGATCTTATGATTTTTGTTAGAGGAGACGTCCCTTCAGTACTTGCAGTTGCTCAAACTCTTACCCTATTTGGTTCTATATCTGGATTAGCGGCCAATGCTGATAAGACCAATATTTACTTTGGAGGTGTGACTATGGAGACTAAGCTTATGATCAAGCAACTAACTGGCTACTCTGAGGGAACTTTCCCATTTCGATACCTTGGCCTTCCTCTTCATGATAGTCAGGTTAATGTGCCAATGTATAAGGAACTGCTTTGCAAAATTCGGAAATCTGTGCATCATTGGACTACAAAGCATCTCTCATATGCTGGGAGGTTGCAGCTCTTAAATTCTGTTCTTTTTGGCCTAGAAAATTATTGGTGCAACACTTTGCTGCTGCCTAAGTCTCTTCTAAAGCTCCTGACCAAATTCTGTAGAAATTATCTTTGGGGAGTTAAAGATGCTTAGATAAAAATGTATATGAAGAGCTGGGTTTCCTGTTGCAGTCCCTGGGAGGAAGGTGGCTTCAATATAaaagaaatcctctcttggaacAAAGCTAACCTCTGCAAGTGGATTTGGCTCTTGATTAATCCTACTGACTCCCTCTGGTCAGTATGGAACTCTGCCTATAACCTGAAATTTGATAATATCTGGACTGTTAAAGTAAAGCCACACCATTGTGAAAGCTGCCGAGGTATCCTCCATACTCGTGACTTCCTTTTGCAGGTGTTTGGGACTGCTGATATAGCTGCACTGTCCCTTTCTAGTTGTGTTTCTACCTGTGGCAAGTTTCAGATCAGCAAGATTTATGATCTCATTCGTCCTCATTATGCCAAAGTCACCTGGGCACCAGTTATTCAGAATCCTAATGTTCTTCCTAAGCATCGTTTCATCTGCTCCTTAGCTTTTCAAAAGAAACTTCCCACGGTGGGCAGCCTAGGAAAGCGAGGAATTTGCATGGTTAATCGTTGTGTGCTCTGTAAATGTGCTCTTGAAACCCACACTCATCTTTTTTTTAAGTGTGACTTCTCTAGTGCTTTATGGAGATGCATTCTGGGCTGGATGCGGATTTATGATAGATCGAATGATCTCTGGAAGGAGCTGCCTTGGTGCCTTTCTAGATATTCCAGGAAGCACTGGAAAGGGAGTTGGTATCGGTCTTGCATTTCAGCCACCATTTGGCTAGAAAGAAATAGTCGTACTTTTGCTGGTAAGGAAACTTCCTTACTAGTGTTAGTTCAGCAGATTCAATTCCAAGTCGGGGTTCGACTACTGGACCGTAATATAAAAGCAAATGAGGAGATCCTCACTCATTTGCATTCTATTTAAGGCTACTTTTGGTCATCTTTTGTAAGATCTTATTCCCTTTTTTTCTTTCCCCTTGATGGATGAATAAAATGGGATGtactttcttgcaaaaaaaaaaattttaaaaaattgatCTCAAAACTAATTGAGAGAAAATGTTTTgaaatactccctcatattcactcAGTTCTCCCCCTCccattttgcacaagaaataaggaaatgattttggaccacacaaaacactctacccacatgcaattgaatttggacctgtaacaccccgtattttataataatattttattcggaaatttcattattaaattaattattttgaagtctaataatatattttgaaaatatatatttatagcttacgttctctattttattatttctcgttttgACCTACTTTTGaatgggttaaaatgtccgtgtacgatttgactattt
Protein-coding sequences here:
- the LOC141617715 gene encoding uncharacterized protein LOC141617715; this translates as MYMKSWVSCCSPWEEGGFNIKEILSWNKANLCKWIWLLINPTDSLWSVWNSAYNLKFDNIWTVKVKPHHCESCRGILHTRDFLLQVFGTADIAALSLSSCVSTCGKFQISKIYDLIRPHYAKVTWAPVIQNPNVLPKHRFICSLAFQKKLPTVGSLGKRGICMVNRCVLCKCALETHTHLFFKCDFSSALWRCILGWMRIYDRSNDLWKELPWCLSRYSRKHWKGSWYRSCISATIWLERNSRTFAGKETSLLVLVQQIQFQVGVRLLDRNIKANEEILTHLHSI